Below is a genomic region from Ascaphus truei isolate aAscTru1 chromosome 8, aAscTru1.hap1, whole genome shotgun sequence.
cttgctcttccctgactccctaatagagtGAGGGGTAAGGTAATCACTCCTCACTCCCCctaaggggaggggacagaaggtGCCAGTGCTCAGTACACCACTGTGTGactaccagtctctctcaggggGAGAGACACTGCCTAAATGTAGGTGTGCAGCCCCGTAAGTACCGGGGAGGAAGGTCCatggtctgagcccaggattgggcataACACAGGCCTTGGcccgcctcctcccctgtcaATCAAGGAAGCTGCCTTCTGTGGGGAAAATccctggattggtcctgacactgcccaCACTGTTACCAGTGTTTACATGTCAGGGATGGCACattagtagccaagccaggcatggctacactattattccatgtgacgtgggagctttaaactttaaagcccagttAGCTCAGCCGAAGCATCTAGCCGCACTGTAACAAGGACGtttcactgtttgagagaaacggCCTCCAAATCCAGCagcgtgctggttaattgcacacaggcaatcaaccagactccacctggctgattaggactctgagaaaagcctgatgtgagaaacaggagagggattccttagttcacaattgggctgacacaggagagcagagaagcctgcacacagacactgtcttgagcacaaaggctgtgctgagatcaagacatccagacacccatATTTCCTGgatacagaggacccaggaacctgccagagactgacatggagggccacctgcttaaggtacctcctgagactttggggtgatagactggtaatgggaatatccctccagtcctgcagatagggtctggggaagtaagttagcccttacaaatggATAGGGATTTGTTATttagttgtttttgtatattttgcctggataaaggaacaggcacaataaagctgggatttaatttctccattaaatatacctctgcacacatataTTTCagactatggaggtaagtatctccagaagcagggggtacctggagctgaaataatggggtttagctccggtaaccccttgcttcaaacctgGGTACAAAAATTAAAAGATTCATTAGTTGGTTTGATTATTTAATGGGggtaataacgtctgctacatcggAGAGGGAGAGCAGAGCCACTGCTCAAAGAGCAAGATGATTCTGGCGCAGCAACCAaggagtgggtcccaaacaaagaAGGTTAAAAATATTActttattgatccatctaaaaaagtggaggcactaaccctcctacgcgtttcgtgtttcCAAAAAAACACTTTATCTCCTTGATAACCTTTTTAACCTtctttgtttgggacccactcctTGGTTGCTGCGCCAGAATCATCTTGCTCTTTATGTTTACCTTTATGTTTACCTCTTCACTCCAGGCTGCACGCCTTCCAGGACATCAGGATTAACAGATTTCAGTGAGTACTTTTTCAATTCATGATTGCTAcatgtgagtccagggaccatcccaatgagggtttgatgGTTTTTTTTTAGCCCTACACTTTACCCTTCAGGGTACATTGGCCCATCTGGGGACTTTACTACCTTCAAGCAGTTTGCATCCTTATCCTAGTCCTGTGCTATGAATATATCAATATGTTTAATGGATGCAATATTGAAGCGCCTTTGTCACTTGGAAATGAGACTCCACTGCTCAAAGAAACAGAATTATCTCTTGGTGACAAATTGCATAGTGTTTTGCATGTGCTGGTGGACAATGTTTGAGGCGATACCGTATTGGTAAGGGGGTGTGCAGAAGTATACagtttatttatgtttttaaagCTGCAATGCACTAGCATTGGTACATTTTGAAGTAGCAGAGGCACTATAAGAATATACACCCTGGCACCGACTAGGACCCAAAAAGTAATTTTGTTGTGCACACGGAGAAGGCATCGTTCCCTTTTGCTGCCCAACTACCAATTAGAGAAGCTAAGGAAGTATTCTATTGTATATGGACAGTGCAGGAGAAGCCCATGGTGAGTCGGTGGAAGGGTGGTTTCCCACCTTGCAGGGCACTGCTTAACTCCTTGATAGCACATTAATTGGATATGATCAATCTGGCACTCATGGGGTTAAGATCTGCACCGTCCTCTGTATCAGCAGAATTAATCCTATAAAATAGCATATTTCAGGGATTCTACAGCTGTTTGTAATAAGGGGAAGAAAACGCTGAAATTTCCATCCATGCCAGcgataaaaaatgtttttctctGACTGCCAAAAAAATTAGGGATGTCCTCCCTATAACCCCCTTAATTACTAGATGGGCTCTGACAGCCTATTCCTTGGGTGCTGCCTCGGTGGCCAACTGGCTCTTAGTATTAGGGGGTTATTCAACTTACGCCAAAGAGCTCTCCTGATTTGGTGAAGGTGAGATTCTCCCTACTACTCCCCAGACTCTCTCCTCCACCGCTCCCCCGGCGGAGGTACAGCAAGGGGGGGAGGTGTTATTAAAGTTTTGCCCCCAAAAAAGGGAGCCACGCTTAGACCGTATTATATGCGGATCTGCGTTGTAGTGGATTGCaatataacggggttgagctgtaataactCCTGTttttcttctgtcagatgaacaTAACTTGTTTGTGTTCTTGTTTTTCAGGGTCTTTCAGTGACACTTGCTACAAACACCATTGGGCCCTTGATGATGGCTAAATATTTTGCCCCTTTGCTGATGAAAGGAACAGGGGCATTTGGAGCACAGTGTTCTGACAAGTCCAGACAGCACAGTGCCATACTTGTTAATATGACTGCTAAAGTAGGCTCTATAGGTGACAATGGTAAGGACAATGGACATATAAATgaaaatagctttttttttaatgaagttgtaatatatatatatatatatgtgtgtgtaaagaaaaaacaaaaggcgcaaaccactgaccaccattttgttttttctttacccTTCTATATATTTGAATTGTGTGTTTTCcttacattgtggcagcatccaCTTATACACAGGTTACTGTTTGTTAGTTATATTTGCGCAcctttcttttttcatatatatatatatatatatatatatatatatatatatatacaggtctcgacaaatgcactcgcccgccTCGCCTGGGGCCAGTGCATTTTGCCCGCTGTCGTGTTACTGGCGTCGGGGTGCTGCGGCAGGATGCAGCGTCTCCCAGCATTTTCCAGCATCTCTGTCAAACTTCAGTGTctcaccctgcatctcccgtTGAAATGgtcgcgcggcgtcaaatgacgccatgttgccatgacaacgagacactacgTGACGACTGTCTgactgtgagtggtttgactggcgttgcatctaatcccatgatGTGCTTAAAAgaggtgtgaacagcagagcatttgcttataagggttccatgtaaaaattaatttcaggcaaaaggtgacacattgtgtgcccatttgcatgtcatttcccagaatctcttgctgcagtggaagcactgtgtgctaggtcataatggggaaaggcagggttgcagacctgtctcagacatgtaaatgtgctcacaagtgatattctttattggatatatgctaacggtggaagttttttgtcgcctttttcacccaccataacttaaaatatgtgtgtgtgtatgtatatatatatatatatatatatatgtgtatgtatatatatatatatatatatatatatatatatatatatatatatatatatataatttaaatggGGAAATAGCTTTATTTATGTCAATTATTTGTAGATAATTCGAAACCTCTTATATTTTCACATGGCattatattatttataacatTGCAGCAGTTTTCAAACTATGGGGTCCCTAGAACTACGGTGTTCAGAGCCTCCCTATTCAGAAGAAGCCACTAGCCCATTTTTTCCGGTGGCTGTAAAGCTTCCTTCATGACATCATTGGGAACCCTTGGCTTGTTGGCATCTTTCTTGTTGACAACAATTTGTTTCCATCCAGGGATGGACAGAGTTTCCACTGTAATAGACTGATGTCCAGACTTGTGGTGGGTTTAATATGTCTGTCTTGTTTGCTTTATCCCACAATGATTTATCTTTGATGGAATTCTATGTGTATGCAGATTCTTAATGTACACATGTTTTTAATGCATGTATTTGTTAGTCGTTTGCGAATGGACTAGTAATAAATGTATGCTTCAAGTCTTAGGTGGGTGGTATGGCTACCGAATGTCTAAAGCTGCCCTAAATATGGCCACCAGGAACCTCTCTGTTGAACTAGGAAGAGGACAAAGCAAAGTCATCTGTGTTTCTCTGCATCCTGGCACTGTGGACACTGACCTGTCAAGACCTTATCACAAGAATGTCCCCACAAAGAAATTGTTCTCTCCAGAGCACTCCGTCAATTGTCTCATGCACATCATTGAAAATCTCAGCATAGCGAAAACGGGAAAGTGTTTTTCATGGGATGGATCTGAACTACCTTGGTGAATATCCATTGTTaagctgtgtgtatctgtgacataTTAAATTAGTAGTGCACTTTACTTCTCTTCAATTCAGTCTAGTTCATTTTAACCGctttaaggcctcgttcagggtgccagctgcaggagttggagggagggcggcagagcggcagtttgctgggcgatctgtgtttatcccccagcagacttttcagcgttgaggagggggcggggttacacacggcaggttaagtatcgaggttgcagtcatgaaaatcattctcaagaatgatttcattggctgcctaggtccctgtgacactgctgcagctccaaaaaacgaaattttcgtttattgaaactgtagccagcgtcaactctgtacttcggagacagggcggttgctaccctgacaaccaatatTCAATTttaatacattgtgtcccacggcagctcgcacggcagcacgccctccctccgaagccagcaccctgaacgaggcctaagacagACGACACTCTCCAAACATGGTGGAGTCTAAGTATCATCGTAGACAAAAGTGTGTGCTTTTTGGAGAAGAGAtgcaagaacagtttcttacatctgatgccgAGTTCATTTTATGCCTCTTCAGATGAAGCAGATTtgtttgggcaaataaaaggaaaACAGTACGGcgcacagagacgcagaatgggatctcattataatctgtgcaccatataACCTAACCCCGAAAGCTGGGCAGATGGGGGCAAAAATGTAACCAAAGACATAGGAACAGGATGAAAATGCTCCAGTTGTGGGTAAAATTGCCTGGATACTTAGAACCCGGGGTTTGAATTAGTGTTGACGATAGCATATCTTTCTATTGCCCATGTGTTAATATGGATCacaggtagccaactccagtactcaagaacTACAAACagatcaagttttcaggatatatatccctgcttcagcacaagtggctcagtcaaagactgcaccacctgtgctgaagcagggatatcctgaaaaccttcaggactggagttggccccccaAATATAGATAGAAGAGAACATGAGAGCCAATGAAAACACAGTGGTACTTTCACACCCAAAAGTATTTAATAAAAATGCTCCTCCTACATATTTGACAGTACACTGGAAGAAAAGACCTTTGATGTCATCGTATAATATAATTTAATCCATTAAAACTCTAATGTGGGTCTGCTAAATGATATCACAACCGGCAAGGAATCTGCAGTTGCAAAGTACAAATTGTTATGCTCAACTATACAATATGTAGACACTAGGGGTCCCTCTGGAGCTTTGGTGTCAACACAAATCtcctttttattttaaatatgcaTGACGTAACATTCCGTTTGTTGTCTGCGGCTGAATTTGGATATGCAATCAGTGGGCACTAGTTTCTGCAAAGACAATTCTTCAGGAATGTTTTAGCTATGAGGAATAATGGCAAAGGCCTAgttccacaaagctctgttaaatcagggctcataacgtgacATTACCCAAGACAGGAACAGGCGTTGGGTAACACCGTGGACTCTGACTTGTCAAGACCTTATCTGTTATCATAAGAATGTTCCCAAAGAGAAACTTTTCTCTCCAGAGCACTCCGTGAATTTTCTATTGCACATTATTTAAAAACTCATGATAGAGAAAACaaatcttttattttttattttttacatgggATGGTTATTGATATATATCCCTTTTGTGGATATCTGCATGTGTGATATATTACATTTATAGAGCACTTGCTTTGACTTTCTATAGTAAATATTCTTACTTCTCTTCAATTCACGGATAAAACACAAAGGACACATAAAGTGCGATATGTCTGATATTAGATTATTGGGTGGGTATTATTACACTCGCAAAGTTGATGTCTAAATCAGGCTCATCAGTAAAGCAGAAATCTTCTAAGTAATCTTTAAATAGATGAGATAGGAACATAGCGTAATTACGCATGGAAATtctttatatatgtgtagccccgtTCTTATTTTTcactccttgtccctctctgtagcgtgccgccggagccagcgacggacccgccggcacaacgcgagggagggggctagtgcagggagccgtgcgctgttccctgatgcgggcggttgccggggacgcgagcggcccgttgttagggccgcgatcgcgttgccgagtTCCCGGCGACTCGGGGAACAGGGCGCCGACATTGCGCaatagtttgcgcatgcgcagtgacaagcaggcgcagggaaggccccagacagatcgcgcatgcgcagtacagtgcCCAGAAAGcctgcgaaaccctagcctaccagggaaggctctaggcagggactactagttccaggagcctctgcgcgccccaagtgatgccagggagccaatagggcttaggatctccctgcagaaGAAAGGAtacttttcgcgcgctgagcccacgcaggcagttggagctgggagcaggaagggggaggaagggtgtaaggagcaagtggctcctgcaccaggtaaggatccccaagtcccaggcaggccccaatccccaccagggtagtgggtagtactgagggacaggcattaggttagggactctgcccttaggtgtgttaGTGTGcggtcttgtcagtgtcacggctggtagtgctgtgagcgctgacaagtaggcacaatGTGTGCAgcgggttgctgcaggttgactgagtgtgtgcagtgtgtttgctgcaggcgctgttagtattagctagagtcaggaccgggaagagttaagggagcggagcaggctattaaccctttagttcccagataggtcctcactccccagtttgtggtgctacagggacaggccctaggttagggaccgtttcacgtagtgccagtgatagatagggacacagcggacgctgcggttcctgtgaagaggttcgggctcaagtcggggcccacagagactatatccagggTGAGATCGCCCTTGGCGGTCCTCGTGCAAAGAACCcgttgggatcagacggaatcaccgagcgatggatcctttgtgaagcagttgctgatccgagtactggagtgctcggcaggtactttacatccacaagtgcaccaacgggcccttagcttaatagtgactgcgcagtcacccatatcctctctctctgcatgagtgcgggacattgggtggggatcctatggacactgggtgggatcactcggtgttgggggaagcgtttggtgagacgccttggttattagtgtctcctctgtagagggacacctgttattctattgttgatatatgtgtgtatgttctcaagtaaaaggtattggttatcatacacaCGGTGTGCTAgttattgtatgtttcttgcccaggggaatctcacatcacggggatcctgggtaagtgaaggcgctgcgctaaggaaatgtgtaagtgttaccccaggctcccagctagcggaggctcagatctcctggagccgcaggtgttgtacagcgaccagtagttcctttgggagggttcagaaaaagggctacatatgtattaaaACTAGAACAAAAACACTCCCAAACATCCATTTAAATACGCATTGGAGCCCTCAGGCTAAAGGCGCAGACATCCGTGTCTCCATTCCGAACACCGTCTTCGTTTCTCTGCGTGACGTCACCTCCAGAGAGTGTGCACCGGAGTGGCGAAGAGGGGAAGGAAATGGACGTCCAACAGTCTCAGCTTTGTTTGAGGTATATACATCCACCTAGATAAATGTCCTGTAGTAGCTTCTTCCCTCTGGCTCCCATTAAAAGCTGCCTTTCTCACGTTTGGTTGGCACACTAACACCCCACCAGTGTTTCTGCTTTATATCCCCCAATGTCCCACGGTGTTCCTCCTTCCCAATCAAACTCCAGGTGTCCTCCGTTTTCATCTGTGGGTTCCGCCATCTTTTGGTTGGCATCCGACGTCATCACGGACCTCTGATATCTGCTCGCATGGTTGGCGCGTG
It encodes:
- the LOC142502059 gene encoding C-signal-like, whose protein sequence is MSALVQGASKGIGLHFCKSLLSRHRVNVIATCRDPGTAPQLCALKEQYPGALIILKLDVTSQDDIHNAAERVQLDFGSLDLLINSSAMLHPSGKGETSLRDVSAEGLSVTLATNTIGPLMMAKYFAPLLMKGTGAFGAQCSDKSRQHSAILVNMTAKVGSIGDNVLGGWYGYRMSKAALNMATRNLSVELGRGQSKVICVSLHPGTVDTDLSRPYHKNVPTKKLFSPEHSVNCLMHIIENLSIAKTGKCFSWDGSELPW